Proteins encoded within one genomic window of Brenneria nigrifluens DSM 30175 = ATCC 13028:
- the ppdD gene encoding prepilin peptidase-dependent pilin: protein MEKQQGFTLVELMIVIAIVAILSAIGVPAYQGYLQKAAMTDMLQTMASYKTAVDLCGLENAAFSACNAGNQGIPGSKTSRYVSAVSVNQGVITLSGQSTLQGLSVVLTPVWDAETGTARWTKNCATESTADSMQSACQDVFRFDDAAG from the coding sequence ATGGAAAAACAACAGGGATTTACGCTGGTTGAGTTGATGATCGTCATCGCGATTGTCGCCATCCTGAGCGCCATTGGCGTACCCGCCTATCAGGGATACCTGCAAAAGGCGGCTATGACCGATATGCTGCAAACGATGGCGTCGTATAAAACCGCCGTGGACCTTTGCGGGCTGGAGAATGCGGCGTTTTCCGCCTGCAATGCGGGAAATCAGGGAATACCCGGCAGTAAAACCTCACGCTACGTCAGCGCGGTCAGCGTTAATCAGGGCGTCATTACCCTAAGCGGACAATCCACCCTGCAAGGGTTGAGCGTCGTCCTGACGCCGGTATGGGATGCGGAAACCGGCACGGCGCGCTGGACCAAAAACTGCGCCACCGAAAGCACGGCGGACAGCATGCAATCCGCCTGTCAGGATGTTTTCCGTTTTGACGACGCGGCGGGTTAA
- the nadC gene encoding carboxylating nicotinate-nucleotide diphosphorylase, whose amino-acid sequence MTTRRYSQEQRQTELLNRIAQDIPASVRLALSEDLGGEVDAAQDITAHLLTHDAQASARIITREAGIFCGKRWLEEVFAQLGDATSITWRVADGDAIAPGQTLCDIAGPAKQLLTGERTALNFLQTLCGVASEVSRYVSVLQGTGTRLLDTRKTIPGLRTALKYAVMCGGGNNHRLGLSDAFLIKENHIIAAGSIRQAVENAFLLRRDVPVEVEVESLDELRQALDAGADIIMLDNFSLETIREAVNITQGRALLEISGNVTIETLRDYAETGVDYISVGALTKHVRALDLSMRFI is encoded by the coding sequence ATGACAACGCGTCGCTACAGTCAGGAACAACGCCAGACCGAGCTGCTCAATCGTATTGCGCAGGATATTCCCGCCAGCGTACGGCTGGCGTTAAGTGAAGATTTGGGCGGCGAGGTGGATGCCGCCCAGGATATTACCGCCCATCTGTTAACGCATGATGCCCAGGCCTCGGCCCGTATAATCACCCGCGAGGCGGGCATCTTCTGCGGCAAACGCTGGCTTGAGGAGGTTTTCGCCCAACTCGGCGACGCGACATCCATTACCTGGCGCGTTGCCGATGGCGATGCCATTGCGCCCGGCCAAACCCTGTGCGACATCGCCGGCCCGGCCAAACAGCTGCTGACCGGGGAGCGTACGGCGCTGAATTTCCTGCAAACGCTGTGCGGCGTGGCCAGCGAAGTCAGCCGTTACGTCTCGGTGCTGCAAGGCACCGGCACCCGGTTACTGGATACCCGCAAAACCATTCCGGGGCTGCGCACCGCGCTGAAATATGCGGTGATGTGCGGCGGCGGCAATAACCACCGGCTCGGCCTGTCCGATGCTTTCCTGATTAAGGAAAACCATATCATCGCGGCCGGCTCCATCAGGCAGGCGGTGGAGAACGCCTTTTTACTGCGCCGCGACGTGCCGGTGGAAGTGGAGGTGGAATCGCTTGATGAGCTGCGACAGGCGCTGGACGCCGGCGCGGATATCATCATGCTGGATAACTTCAGTCTGGAAACCATCCGCGAGGCGGTGAACATCACCCAGGGCCGCGCCCTGCTGGAAATCTCCGGCAACGTAACGATCGAGACGTTGCGCGATTATGCGGAAACCGGGGTGGATTATATTTCCGTCGGGGCGCTGACCAAGCACGTCCGCGCGCTGGATTTATCGATGCGCTTTATCTGA
- a CDS encoding nucleoside-specific channel-forming protein Tsx, whose product MKKAFAAGALVALSYSVPALADENKPQYLSDWWHQSVNVVGSYHTRFGPQLNNDVYLEYEAFARKDWFDFYGYIDVPKFFGVGNSNDRGAWDDGSPLFVEIEPRFSIDKLTGADLGVGPFKEWYVANNIIYDHGRSSDSRQSTWYVGLGNDIDTGTDLSLSTNIYAKYQWKNYGAGNENEWDGYRFKVKYAYPLGTLWGGNVAYIGFTNVDFGSDLRNKDGRSRTGNSIASSHILSLGYDHLHYSVVARYFHNGGQWADGAELNFGQGPFEVKSTGWGYYLVVGYSF is encoded by the coding sequence ATGAAAAAAGCTTTCGCCGCAGGCGCTTTGGTCGCCTTGTCCTACAGCGTGCCGGCTCTCGCTGACGAGAATAAACCGCAATATCTTTCCGACTGGTGGCATCAGAGCGTCAACGTGGTGGGGAGTTATCACACCCGCTTCGGACCTCAGCTAAACAACGATGTCTATCTGGAATATGAGGCGTTCGCCCGCAAAGACTGGTTCGATTTTTACGGCTATATCGATGTACCGAAGTTCTTCGGCGTGGGAAACTCGAACGACCGCGGTGCCTGGGACGATGGCTCACCGCTGTTCGTGGAAATTGAACCGCGCTTTTCCATCGATAAGCTGACGGGCGCCGACCTTGGCGTCGGTCCGTTCAAAGAGTGGTATGTCGCCAATAATATCATTTACGACCACGGGCGCAGCAGTGATTCACGGCAAAGCACCTGGTACGTAGGGTTGGGCAACGATATCGATACCGGAACCGATTTATCGCTTTCCACCAATATCTATGCCAAATACCAGTGGAAGAACTATGGCGCCGGCAATGAAAACGAATGGGACGGCTACCGTTTCAAAGTGAAATACGCCTATCCGTTAGGGACGCTGTGGGGCGGCAACGTCGCCTATATCGGTTTCACCAACGTTGACTTCGGCTCAGACCTGCGCAATAAGGACGGCCGGTCGCGCACCGGCAACTCCATCGCCTCCAGCCATATTCTGTCGCTGGGTTACGACCACTTGCACTACTCCGTCGTCGCCCGTTATTTCCACAACGGCGGACAGTGGGCGGACGGCGCCGAGCTGAACTTCGGCCAGGGGCCATTTGAAGTGAAATCAACCGGCTGGGGTTATTATCTGGTGGTGGGCTACAGCTTTTAA
- the ampD gene encoding 1,6-anhydro-N-acetylmuramyl-L-alanine amidase AmpD, whose translation MLLENGWLSEIKHISSPHCDSRPDDEAPSLLVIHNISLPPGEFGGPYIDQLFTATLDADAHPYFADIRHLRVSAHCLIRRDGEIIQYVSFNQRAWHAGVSQYEGRERCNDFSIGIELEGTDTLPFTTEQYYQLAAVTRLLLSAYPVTPSRIAGHSNIAPGRKTDPGPAFDWDLYHRLIREGRMDNDGSINR comes from the coding sequence ATGCTTTTGGAAAATGGCTGGTTATCCGAGATAAAACATATTTCCTCCCCCCATTGCGATAGTCGCCCGGACGACGAAGCCCCTTCTCTGCTGGTGATCCATAATATCAGTTTACCGCCGGGGGAATTTGGCGGCCCTTATATCGACCAACTGTTTACCGCGACGCTGGATGCCGACGCCCATCCCTATTTCGCCGATATACGCCATTTACGGGTTTCCGCGCACTGCCTTATTCGCCGGGACGGGGAAATTATTCAATATGTCTCTTTTAACCAGCGAGCCTGGCATGCCGGCGTTTCTCAATATGAAGGTCGTGAACGGTGTAACGATTTTTCCATCGGCATCGAGTTGGAAGGAACGGATACGCTACCTTTTACTACGGAACAATATTATCAGCTGGCGGCGGTAACCCGGCTGCTGCTCAGCGCTTACCCCGTAACGCCGTCGCGCATTGCCGGACACAGTAATATCGCACCGGGCCGTAAAACCGATCCTGGACCGGCCTTTGATTGGGATTTATATCACCGCCTGATACGGGAAGGCCGGATGGATAATGACGGGAGCATAAACCGATGA
- the ampE gene encoding beta-lactamase regulator AmpE — MTLFTLLLVLAWERLFKQGEHWQLDHRLEAVFRRLPPPSLLQTLLLTLCCVGVVSVLLWLADGILFGLILLMLWIAVSLMCIGAGEVRQHYRRYLQSARRGEVGASQEMAAELALIQGLPVGVGEKERLQELQNALLWINFRFYLAPLFWFIVAGPYGPAAMAGYAFLRARQTWLARHHTPLARAQSGVDSLLHWLDWIPVRLAGVTYALLGHGEKALPAWFASLGDFRNSQYWVLTQLAQFSLTREPHIDPVETPKAAVALAKKVTRILVVVVALLTIYGALV, encoded by the coding sequence ATGACGCTGTTTACATTGTTGCTGGTATTGGCGTGGGAGCGTCTGTTTAAACAGGGTGAGCATTGGCAGTTGGATCACCGTCTTGAAGCGGTGTTTCGCCGCTTGCCGCCCCCTTCCTTATTGCAAACCCTGTTGCTGACATTGTGCTGCGTGGGAGTGGTATCGGTTTTGTTATGGCTGGCGGACGGTATCTTGTTCGGACTGATTCTGTTAATGCTGTGGATCGCCGTCAGCCTGATGTGTATCGGGGCGGGGGAGGTGCGTCAGCACTATCGGCGATATCTGCAGTCGGCCCGGCGCGGAGAAGTGGGCGCCAGTCAGGAAATGGCGGCGGAGCTGGCTTTGATTCAGGGCTTGCCCGTCGGGGTGGGAGAAAAAGAGCGTTTGCAGGAACTGCAGAACGCCTTGCTGTGGATTAATTTCCGCTTTTATCTGGCCCCGCTGTTCTGGTTTATCGTCGCGGGCCCTTATGGTCCCGCCGCCATGGCCGGCTATGCGTTTTTACGCGCCCGGCAGACCTGGCTGGCGCGCCACCATACGCCGCTGGCGCGCGCGCAGTCAGGGGTTGATTCGCTGTTGCATTGGCTTGACTGGATCCCGGTGCGTCTGGCCGGCGTGACTTACGCTTTGCTGGGGCATGGCGAGAAGGCGCTGCCGGCCTGGTTCGCTTCTCTGGGAGATTTCCGCAACTCGCAATATTGGGTTTTGACCCAACTGGCGCAATTTTCGCTGACGCGTGAGCCGCATATCGACCCGGTAGAAACGCCAAAGGCGGCGGTGGCGCTGGCGAAAAAAGTGACGCGAATACTGGTGGTGGTGGTGGCTTTACTGACGATTTATGGCGCGCTGGTATAA
- a CDS encoding amino acid permease — MDGQQQDGALKRGLKNRHIQLIALGGAVGTGLFLGIAQTIKMAGPSVILGYAIGGLIAFLIMRQLGEMVVEEPVAGSFSHFAYKYWGNFAGFASGWNYWVLYVLVAMAELSAVGIYVQYWWPDIPTWVSAAVFFLVINAINLANVKIYGEMEFWFAIIKVAAIIGMIVFGGWLLLSGTGGPEATVTNLWAQGGFFPNGTSGLVMAMAVIMFSFGGLELVGITAAEADDPEKSIPRATNQVIYRILIFYIGSLTILLSLYPWGKVVEGGSPFVMIFHELNSNVVATVLNIVVLTAALSVYNSCVYCNSRMLYGLSKQGNGPKVLQTVDARGVPVVAIGVSALATAFCVLINYLIPGKAFELLMALVVSALVINWAMISLAHLKFRAKKDSEGTVTKFKALLYPLGNYICLLFLAGILVVMYLTPGIRISVLLIPVWVVILGIGYAFRQKTGSVN; from the coding sequence ATGGATGGTCAACAACAGGACGGAGCGCTAAAGCGTGGCTTGAAAAACCGCCATATCCAGTTGATTGCCCTGGGCGGCGCGGTGGGAACCGGCCTTTTTCTCGGCATCGCTCAAACAATCAAAATGGCTGGACCCTCGGTTATTTTGGGATATGCGATTGGCGGGCTGATTGCTTTCCTTATCATGCGACAACTGGGGGAGATGGTGGTAGAGGAGCCGGTAGCGGGTTCTTTCAGCCATTTTGCTTACAAATATTGGGGCAACTTCGCCGGTTTCGCCTCCGGCTGGAACTACTGGGTACTGTATGTTCTGGTCGCCATGGCCGAACTGAGCGCCGTGGGGATTTACGTCCAGTATTGGTGGCCTGATATCCCAACCTGGGTTTCCGCCGCCGTGTTCTTCCTGGTGATTAACGCCATTAATCTGGCGAACGTCAAAATTTACGGCGAGATGGAATTTTGGTTCGCCATCATTAAAGTGGCGGCCATCATCGGCATGATCGTGTTTGGCGGCTGGCTGTTGCTCAGCGGCACCGGCGGCCCGGAAGCGACCGTTACTAACCTGTGGGCGCAGGGCGGATTCTTCCCCAACGGCACCAGCGGATTGGTGATGGCGATGGCGGTGATCATGTTCTCGTTCGGCGGACTGGAGCTGGTCGGCATCACCGCGGCGGAAGCGGATGACCCGGAAAAGAGCATTCCCCGCGCCACCAATCAGGTTATCTACCGTATCCTGATCTTTTACATCGGTTCCCTGACCATTCTGCTGTCGCTTTACCCGTGGGGCAAAGTGGTCGAAGGCGGCAGTCCGTTTGTGATGATCTTCCATGAACTGAACAGCAACGTGGTGGCGACCGTACTGAATATCGTGGTGCTGACCGCCGCGCTCTCGGTATACAACAGCTGTGTTTATTGCAACAGCCGTATGCTGTACGGCCTGTCGAAACAAGGCAACGGCCCTAAAGTGCTGCAAACGGTTGACGCTCGCGGCGTACCCGTCGTGGCGATTGGGGTTTCCGCCTTAGCCACGGCGTTCTGCGTACTGATCAACTACCTGATTCCCGGCAAAGCCTTTGAATTGCTGATGGCGCTGGTGGTTTCCGCGCTGGTGATCAACTGGGCGATGATCAGCCTCGCCCACCTGAAGTTCCGGGCGAAAAAAGACAGCGAAGGGACGGTAACCAAGTTCAAGGCGCTGCTTTATCCGCTGGGCAACTATATCTGTCTGCTGTTCCTGGCGGGTATTCTGGTGGTGATGTACCTGACGCCGGGCATTCGCATCTCCGTGCTGTTGATCCCGGTATGGGTGGTTATTCTGGGTATCGGTTACGCTTTCAGGCAGAAAACCGGGTCCGTTAATTAG
- the pdhR gene encoding pyruvate dehydrogenase complex transcriptional repressor PdhR codes for MAYSKIRQPKLSDVIEQQLEFLILEGTLRPGEKLPPERELAKQFDVSRPSLREAIQRLEAKGLLLRRQGGGTFVQANLWQSVSDPLAALLSNHPESQFDLLETRHALEGIAAYYAALRGTEADLQRIRDCHDVIQQARDAGDLAAESEAVMQYQVAVTEATHNVVLLHLLRCMGPMLEQNVRQNFELLYLSREVLVQVSIHRASIFAAIVAREPEKAREASHRHLAFIEEVLLDLNRENSRRERSLRRLQQRRD; via the coding sequence ATGGCATACAGCAAGATCCGTCAGCCCAAACTGTCAGATGTGATTGAGCAGCAACTGGAGTTTTTGATCCTTGAGGGAACCTTGCGCCCCGGCGAAAAACTGCCCCCGGAGCGCGAACTGGCCAAACAGTTCGATGTCTCCCGCCCTTCTCTGAGAGAAGCCATTCAACGCCTGGAAGCCAAAGGATTGCTTTTGCGCCGTCAGGGCGGCGGCACTTTCGTGCAGGCCAATCTATGGCAAAGCGTCAGCGATCCGCTGGCCGCGCTGCTGAGCAATCATCCTGAATCACAATTCGATCTGCTGGAAACCCGTCACGCGTTGGAGGGCATTGCCGCCTATTACGCCGCGTTACGCGGAACCGAGGCGGATTTGCAGCGTATTCGGGATTGTCATGATGTTATTCAGCAGGCCAGGGACGCGGGCGATTTGGCGGCGGAGTCGGAAGCGGTAATGCAGTATCAGGTGGCCGTAACGGAAGCGACCCATAACGTGGTGCTGTTGCACCTGCTGCGTTGTATGGGGCCGATGCTGGAACAGAACGTAAGACAGAATTTTGAATTGCTTTATCTAAGCCGGGAAGTGCTGGTGCAGGTGAGCATTCATCGCGCCAGTATTTTTGCGGCGATTGTTGCCCGTGAGCCGGAAAAGGCGCGCGAAGCATCACACCGCCATCTGGCGTTTATTGAGGAAGTATTGCTGGATCTTAACCGGGAAAATAGCCGACGAGAAAGGTCATTGCGCCGGCTCCAGCAACGCAGGGATTGA
- the aceE gene encoding pyruvate dehydrogenase (acetyl-transferring), homodimeric type, with amino-acid sequence MSDRLTNDVDPIETRDWLQAIESVIREEGVERAQFLIDQVLGEARKGGVSVAAGSAARQYVNTIAVEDEPEYPGNLDLESRIRSAIRWNAVMAVMRASKKDLDLGGHMASFQSSATFYEVCFNHFFRARNAQDGGDLVYFQGHISPGIYARAFLEGRLTEEQMNNFRQEVHGNGLSSYPHPKLMPEFWQFPTVSMGLGPIGAIYQAKFLKYLEHRGLKDTSKQTVYAFLGDGEMDEPESKGAITIATREKLDNLVFVINCNLQRLDGPVTGNGKIINELEGIFSGAGWEVIKVIWGGRWDELLRKDTSGKLIQLMNETVDGDYQTFKSKNGAYVREHFFGKYPETAALVKDWTDDQIWALNRGGHDSKKVYAALKKAQETKGKPVVILAHTIKGYGMGDAAEGKNIAHQVKKINMEGVRYFRDRFNVPVSDENIEKLPYLTFDKDSAEHKYLHERRQALEGYLPSRQPKFSEKLELPTLEDFNSLLEEQNKEISTTIAFVRALNVMLKNKSIKDRLVPIIADEARTFGMEGLFRQIGIYSPNGQQYTPQDREQVAYYKEDQKGQILQEGINELGAGSSWLAAATSYSTNDLPMIPFYIYYSMFGFQRIGDLCWAAGDQQARGFLIGGTSGRTTLNGEGLQHEDGHSHIQSLTIPNCISYDPAYAYEVAVIMHDGLHRMYGEAQENIYYYITTLNENYHMPAMPQGAEEGIRKGIYKLETVEGGKGKVQLLGSGSIMRHVRDAAHILAKDYGIGSDIFSVTSFTELARDGQDCERWNMLHPTEEPRVPYVAQVLSDAPAVASTDYMKLFAEQIRNFIPASDYRVLGTDGFGRSDSRENLRHHFEVDASYVVVAALGELAKRGEIDKKVVADAIAKFNIDADKVNPRLA; translated from the coding sequence ATGTCAGATCGTTTAACTAATGACGTGGATCCGATCGAAACCCGCGACTGGCTGCAGGCGATCGAATCGGTCATCCGTGAAGAGGGTGTTGAGCGCGCTCAGTTCCTGATTGATCAGGTATTGGGCGAAGCGCGTAAAGGCGGGGTCAGCGTTGCCGCCGGCAGCGCCGCGCGCCAATACGTCAACACCATCGCAGTGGAAGACGAACCTGAATATCCGGGTAACCTGGATCTGGAAAGTCGTATCCGCTCGGCGATTCGCTGGAACGCAGTCATGGCAGTAATGCGTGCTTCGAAAAAAGATCTGGATCTGGGGGGGCACATGGCGTCGTTCCAGTCTTCCGCCACCTTCTATGAAGTGTGCTTTAACCACTTTTTCCGTGCGCGCAACGCGCAAGACGGCGGCGACCTGGTGTATTTCCAGGGCCATATCTCTCCCGGTATCTATGCTCGCGCCTTCCTTGAAGGCCGCCTGACCGAAGAGCAGATGAATAACTTCCGTCAAGAAGTTCACGGCAACGGCCTCTCCTCTTACCCGCATCCCAAACTGATGCCGGAATTCTGGCAGTTCCCCACCGTCTCCATGGGCCTAGGCCCGATTGGCGCCATCTATCAGGCTAAGTTCCTGAAATACCTTGAGCACCGCGGCCTGAAAGACACCTCAAAGCAAACCGTTTACGCCTTTCTGGGCGACGGCGAAATGGACGAGCCGGAATCCAAGGGCGCGATCACCATCGCCACCCGTGAAAAACTGGACAACCTGGTTTTCGTTATCAACTGCAACCTGCAACGTCTGGATGGACCGGTTACCGGCAATGGCAAGATCATTAACGAACTGGAAGGCATCTTCAGCGGCGCCGGCTGGGAAGTGATCAAGGTTATCTGGGGCGGACGCTGGGACGAACTGCTGCGTAAAGACACCAGCGGCAAACTGATCCAACTGATGAACGAAACCGTCGACGGCGACTACCAGACCTTTAAATCCAAGAACGGCGCCTATGTGCGCGAGCACTTCTTCGGTAAATACCCGGAAACCGCCGCGCTGGTCAAAGACTGGACCGACGATCAGATTTGGGCGTTGAACCGCGGCGGCCATGACTCGAAGAAAGTCTATGCCGCGCTGAAAAAAGCCCAGGAAACCAAAGGCAAGCCGGTGGTTATTCTGGCGCATACCATCAAGGGTTATGGTATGGGCGACGCGGCGGAAGGGAAAAACATCGCTCACCAGGTCAAGAAAATCAACATGGAAGGCGTACGTTACTTCCGCGATCGTTTCAATGTGCCGGTTAGCGATGAAAACATCGAAAAACTGCCGTACCTCACTTTCGACAAAGATTCCGCGGAACACAAATACCTGCACGAGCGTCGTCAGGCGCTGGAAGGTTACCTGCCGTCCCGTCAGCCGAAATTCAGTGAAAAGCTGGAACTGCCGACGCTGGAAGATTTCAACAGCCTGCTGGAAGAGCAGAACAAAGAGATTTCCACCACTATCGCTTTCGTGCGCGCCCTGAACGTGATGCTGAAGAACAAGTCGATCAAAGATCGCCTGGTGCCGATCATCGCCGATGAAGCGCGTACCTTCGGTATGGAAGGTCTGTTCCGTCAGATCGGCATCTACAGCCCGAACGGCCAGCAGTACACCCCGCAGGACCGTGAGCAGGTCGCTTACTACAAAGAAGACCAAAAGGGTCAGATCCTGCAAGAAGGGATCAACGAACTGGGCGCGGGTTCATCCTGGCTGGCGGCGGCAACCTCTTACAGCACCAACGATCTGCCGATGATCCCGTTCTATATCTACTACTCGATGTTCGGTTTCCAACGTATCGGCGACCTGTGCTGGGCGGCCGGCGATCAGCAGGCGCGCGGCTTCCTGATCGGCGGAACCTCCGGGCGCACCACGCTGAACGGCGAAGGCTTGCAGCACGAAGACGGCCACAGCCATATTCAGTCGCTGACCATCCCGAACTGTATTTCCTACGATCCGGCCTATGCTTACGAAGTGGCCGTCATCATGCATGACGGTTTGCATCGTATGTACGGCGAAGCGCAGGAAAACATCTACTACTACATCACCACGCTGAACGAAAACTACCACATGCCGGCGATGCCGCAGGGGGCGGAAGAGGGTATCCGTAAGGGTATCTACAAGCTGGAAACGGTGGAAGGCGGCAAAGGAAAAGTCCAACTGCTGGGTTCCGGTTCCATCATGCGTCATGTGCGTGACGCCGCGCATATTCTGGCGAAAGACTACGGCATCGGTTCCGACATCTTCAGCGTCACGTCCTTCACCGAACTGGCTCGTGACGGTCAGGATTGTGAGCGCTGGAACATGCTGCACCCGACCGAAGAACCGCGCGTTCCCTATGTGGCCCAGGTATTGAGCGATGCGCCGGCCGTAGCCTCAACCGACTACATGAAGCTGTTTGCCGAACAAATCCGCAACTTCATCCCGGCTAGCGATTATCGCGTAC